ACGACGCGGAGCACGCCGGGCCGACCATTTTCTTCCGAGACGGCGCCGCCCAGCGTGTCGTCGGCGCGTGCGGTGTTGTACTGATCGATGGCGCTCGCGTCGAGCCCGCAGTTGAGCACGTCTTCCATGCTGTATTGCAGGTGGTGCAGGGCGGTACCCTCGGTCGGCTTGGCCGCCTCGATGAAGCGCACGCCCTCGAGCCGCACCTCGACGACCGAGCCTGGACGGATGTCGGCAAAGAACGGCTGCTGCTTGTCGGCCTTATAGAACCCCACGCGAACGACCGAGCCCAGTGGGTGCCCGCTCTGAAGGTCGATGCGCGTGCCGCCGACTGCCGCGAAGGCAAGCAGGTTCTTTCCGAGATCGACGCGATCGTTCTTGGTGCCCCAGGGGATCTGCCTGGACAGTTCCATCCGCATGCCGTCGCGGCGGACCCAGGCGATCATGATCCTGGGTTCGTGCTGATCATCGATGTACAACGGGCGGTTGTTGCCCGGTGCGGGCTGGACCTCCTGCGGTTCGGGATCGGAAGCAGGCGGGGCGGCCTGTCGGGCAATGCCCGCGTACGCGCATGCCGCGACGCAGATGATGGTTGCCGCCGTAAACCACCACGCCGCCGGTGATTGATCATTCGATCTCATGTTGTGACCAGCCTCCCTCGCTGGGACCAACGGAGTCTTCCAGTCGGTTTCAGATCCTACGTTTGGCAATCCGGGCGGTTTCGGCAAGAATCTGAAACACTGGGTCTGGACTCCGGCGTACTCCGGTCAGGGAGCATCAATATGAAGCACACGATCTCGCAGGCGTCTGGCCGTTCGGTATTTACTCGGAATTCTGGATGGCTGGCCGCTGGCTTGGCGGGCGCCGGGGCGCTGTCCTTGGCGTTGTCCGCCGGCGCCCACGAGAACTGGCGGAAAGTACGCGATGCGCAGCCCGCCGTCGAAGCGGACATGTGGTCGCTGGGCATGCAACAGGATGGCGGCGGCGGGGCGGGCGTCGATGACCCCACCGCGTCGTTTGACAGCCACAACGTGACGCTGCTCTCGTGGATTCCGTTGAGCGCCTTTCCGGGCAGTCATGGCTCGGGCAACGACTGCTGGGGTTACACCAGCCCGAGCGGCCGCGAATACGCCATCATGGGCCTGCAGCGGGGTTACGGCTTCGTCGAGGTGACCGACCCGACCAACCCAGTCATCATCGACTGGGTCGAGGGCCCCGACAGCGGCTGGCACGACGTGAAGGTCATGGGCCATTATGCCTACGGCGTGAGCGAGGGCGGCTCGGGCATCCAAGTCATGGACCTGAGCGAGATCGACGACGGACGCGTGGCGCTGATTCGCAACAAGACCCAGCTGGGCCACCAGTCGACGCACAACATCATCTCGAACCCCGATTCGGGGTACATCTACCTCTGCGGGGCGAACATTGCCAACGGCGGGCTCATCGCCGTCAGCCTGACCGACCCGGAGAACCCGACCATCGTCGGCCAGTGGAGCACGCACTACGTGCACGACGCCCAGGTCGTCAGCTACACGTCGGGTCCGTACGCCGGCCGCGAGATCGCCTTCTGCCTCAATGGCTTCGACGGCCTGGAGATCGTCGATGTCACCGACAAGAGCAACATGTTCCTGGTCGGCCGGAGCGATTACGCCCAGCTGCGATACACGCACCAGGCCTGGTTGAGCGAAGACCGCCAGTACCTGTACCTGAACGATGAGCTGGACGAAGGCGACAGCGTCTCGGTGACGACCACCCGCGTGTTCGATGTCTCGGACATCTCGAACCCCCAGCTTGCGAGCACTTTCACCACTGGCCTGCCCGCCATCGACCACAACAACTACGTCAAGGGCGACATGCTCTACCAGGCCAACTACCGCAGCGGCCTGCGCGTGTGGGACCTGTCGGCCGATCCGCTCAACCCAACGGAAGTCGCCTGGTTCGACACCTTCCCGGGCAGCGACCAGGCGAACTTCAACGGCGCCTGGAGCACCTACCCCTACTTCGACAGCGGCATCGTGCTGATCAGCGATATCGAGCGCGGCCTGTTCATCGTCGACGTCACCGCCGACGGCGCGGGCAAGCTCGAGCTCTCGGTGCCCGGCGGCGCACCCACCGAAGTGGCGCCCTTTGGTCAGACCATCCAGCTTCAGATCAACGAACTCGAGGGCACGGTCGATAGCGCCCAGGTCAAGGTGCGGCTGGCGAGCGGCGAGGTGCTCGAAGCGCCACTGGCCTCCATCGGCAGCGGTCTATACGAGGGCACCATGCCCAACATGCCTTGCTTCGAGACGGTCGAGTACTGGTTCGAGGCCACCAGCAGCGACGGGCAATTCTTCCGCACGCCGCTCTCGGCTCCATTCATCAACTTCGAGGCCTTCGTCGTCACCGATGTCGAGCAACTCGTCGGCGACAGCTTCCAGACCGACACCGGCTGGTCCGTCGAGAACTTCTCGGTCGAGGATGGCCCCTGGGAACGTGGGGCGCCGCGCACCAGCGGCGGCCGCGGTGAGCCCGGCTCGGACTTCGACGGCACCGACTCCATGTACGCCACCGGCCTGGGTCGCGACGCCGACCTTGACGGTGGCCCAACCGTCCTGACCAGTCCGATCTACGACATTTCGGCGCTGGGCGACGACGCCCGAATCCGCTTTGCCGTGTGGTTCACCAACGACGACGGCGACGACGTGATGGAGATTGAGATGTCCTCCAACGGCGGCACGAGTTGGGTGCCGGTGGAGACCATCACCGCTCGCGCCCCCGTGTGGAGCATGCAGACCTACCGCATCGTCGACTACGTGCCGGCCACCGACCAGTTCCGCATCCGCTTCAGCACCGAGGACCAGCCCAACAACTCGGTGACCGAGGCCGCCATCGACGCGTTCGAGATCGTGCGGCTTACGTGCGACACGTGCCGCGCCGATCTGACCGGCGACGGTGAGCTCAACATCTTCGACTTCCTGGAGTTCCAGAACCTCTTTGCCGGCGGCGACCTGCGGGCCGACTTCGACGGCGACGGCGATCTCACCCTCTTCGACTTCCTCGCATTCCAGAACGAGTTCGATACCGGTTGCGGTTGATCGCAAGACCAATCGGGTGATCTCTCGAAATGCACGCGGCGATCGGATGGCATGCCACCCGATCGCCGCGTTCTTCTTCTCCGATGCTCGCTAGGGCGTCACGACGACGATCGAGCCGTTGCTGGTGTTCAGGAAGATCTCGCTGGCGCCCGAACCCAGCGCATAGTCGATGCTGCTGGATGCCGCCAGTTCGGTCTGCGCACCATTGAGATCCTTGCGGAACAGCCGGACCTTGCTGTTGGACGTCGAAGCGCGCACGCGGCCGGAGGGTGTCTCCAGGAGTTCGACGCGGATACTGCCGTTGCTGGTCGTCGCGCGCCAGTCGTAGGGCATGCCGTCCTGGCCCGGCCCAACGCCACGGATGGTGATTGAGCCGTTGGATGACGCCACGTCGAGCGGGCCCGAGCCATCCTTGATCTCGATCCTGCCGTTGCTGGTGCGGGCCGAGAGCAACCCCTCGCGTCCTTCCACGGTGATCGAACCGTTCGACGATCGGATGACCGCATCGCCGCTGCCGCCGGTCAGACGCACGGCGCCATTACTGGTGCGCGCGTCGACGTGCCGGATTCGCGGCGCGGTGATCTCGATGTTGCACGACTCGTTGTCCATGCGCTTCCCATCGGGCCAGAGCGGACGCACACGCAGCGTGTCGCCTTCCATGACCGCTTCCACACGGAACCGTTCGGCCCGTTCCTGGCTGGTTAGTCGGGCCTCGGCCGAAACCACCGCATCCCCGATGGCGGGATCCTGCACGATCACGATGCGCCCATTCGCGCTACTAACCTCAACGCCCACTGCCTCCACATCGGGCATCGAGATGGCCAGGGCCGTCGGAGCGATAGCGCGCGGCGAGGTGTAGGTGTTGCAGCCGGCGGCCAGCGAGGCCGAGAAGGCGGCCGCGACCAGGAGGCCGGTGGGGCGGGCATAGCGACGCACCGAGGGTCGACGATCAGTCATGAGAGTCCTCCACGATCGAACACGCAGCGAGGGCACCGCGTGCGTGTCCACGCAAGCACCCGTACACCGGGATGTTCCATGGTTGGGCATCCGGCGGTGATGATTTTGCCCGAAGGCCGAAGCTGCGTATTTCTGCTCAGAGAATCTCGAGGATCTCGAACCGTTTGGTGCCGCGCGGCGCATCGACGCGGACGGTTTCGCCCACGCGCGCCTTCATGAGCGAGGTGCCCATCGGGCTGTTAGCGGTCACCTCGTCGTAATCATCGGGCGGGTCTTCGCTGAATTCTCCCACGAGCTTGACCATCTCGGGCTCGCCCACGGGCCCGTTCTCGCCCACTTCGCGGATCTTGACCATCGAGCCCAGGAAGGCGACCTGGGCGTCCTTGGCCAGGTCATCGTTGACTACCTTGGCGTTCTCCAGGCGGTCCTCGAGGCGGCGGATCTCGGCCTCTTCCATGCCCTGCAATTCGCGCGCGCTGTGATACTCGGCGTTTTCCTTGAGGTCGCCCAGCGCCCGGGCCTCGGCGATGCGTTCGGTGATCTTGGGGCGGTTGGCGATCAGCTCGTTCAGCCGGGCCTTGATCTTCTCGCGCTCCTCGGCGGTCATGTAGTCCATCGGGCGCCCTTCCTGTGTGCGCACGTGCTTGTTGCTCGCCTGCTCGGGCACAGACACCGTGCCCGAATGACGATCCCCGCGGGCAGAGGGCGAAAAGCCCGGGCCACGCGGGGTACTGGGCGATGCTATGGGCCCGGCTCGTCCGGGGCCACTCATGTGCGTTCGGGACGTATTGGGGCCGGGCGGTACGAACGCGAGCACGAGCCACAGCACCGCGGCCGTGCCGGTCTGGGCCAGCAGCACCACCCATCGAGCGTGGTCCACGGAACTGGAACCGGGACCAACATCTCGGCTCTGGCTGAGATCGATCACCGCCGACACCGGGCTGAGCATCGTCGCCCAACCCGGCCCGGTGCGAAGCGCGATCAGCGGCAGCAGGGCAGTGAGCACGATCCCCGCCATTGCGAACGAACGCGCCACGCCTCCGGGGCCCAGCGCACCGACGAACACCGTGCCCGGGTCGTAGACCTGACCGGGGTATTGCCCGGGCCGGGGCCGGAGCAGCATCGCCATCCCGGCGCCGACGAGCATGGGCCACACGGCCAGGCTCAGGGCCATGGCGCCGATCAGGTCGACCGCCCAGCCGGCCCGGGCCGCGGCCTGGGCCCACACCACCGCCTGCGTGGGCGGCAGAAGTACGAGCAGGTCCTTGAAGATCGCCGAACCCGGCCGCTCTCGAAGCGACACGCTCTGGCTCAGGCGCACCATGGGCCAGAGGATCGCCAAGCCGATCGCAACGCAAAGCAGCATCGTGCGCGCGGCGTACTGGTAAACGCCCTTGTCAAGCAGCGCCCACGGCCCGCGAAACAGCAGCACGCCCACCGTCAGCAGGCCGGCGACGAGGATGTACATCGCCCACAGGAATGCGAGGGTTCGCGGCTCGGCCCTTCGGTGGGCCCAGCGGTCTTTTCGGGGCGTGCTGGATGGAGCATCGGCGGGCGCCTGCGGAGTTGGCTCCTGGTCGCTCACGGCCGATCTCCGGCGCCTCCCCGCGCCGCGTCTTCGCCGATGAGCACGGTACCGGGCCAGTGAATCTCGACGCGTTCCTGCCCGCCGTCGAGTTGGCCGGTGGCCTGGATGAGACTGCGGAGGTTGGCAAGCTTGCTCTCGTCGGGCACTTCGCCCCTGTATACGCCCTCTCCGCCGGGTGGCGCCCCCCACACGACTCGACCACCGGTGGTGGTCACGATCAGCAATCGACGGCCGTTGGTGTGTTCGGACAGGTCGACGCCGGTGATCTGCGGCGCGAAGTCTTCCTGCTGGAGCAGCGCCAGAAGCGAGATGGCGTCGCGGATGTCCTGGCCAGGCCAGCTTGGGTTCACGTCGCTGGCGTCCGTCGGTCGGGGGATGCGCGAGGGATTCAGGATGACCTTGAGCCCCGGGAAGCTCTCGGGCGGGCCGCTCAGCGGCAGCACCGTGGCGTCGGCGTCGACGGCCGTGTCGCGCAGGCCCGACGGGGTTCCGATCTGAAAAGCCGCCGAGCGGACCACCGCGACGGGCCGGCGCCAATCCATCTCGATCACGATGTCGTATCGACCGGGCCCGTCGCCTTCTTCGTCGACGCGCGTCGGCCTCCGGCGGGTGACGATCGGCGTGCTCGCGGCCCACCCGGTGCTTGCCATGGCTTCCTGAACGGCTTGCAGGGGCTCGGGCCGCAGCGCGGCCTCGGCGCCCAAGGCGCCGGCCGAGGCGCGATATGCGGCTTCGGCCCGATCCATGATGCCGTCGTAGGTCTGCTGGGGCATCCATCCCGGCGGGGTCAGTTGGATGAAAATCGAATCGGAGCGCTCGTTGATTCGCATAGAGGCCTGGCGGCCCAACGCTGGAATACCCAGGCCCGCGCCGATCACCACGCCTGCCGCCAGGGCCAGGCCGATGCCCGCCAGCACCAGCTTGCGCGTCGAGCCCTCGGGCAAGCGCGGGCCGGCGTTGCTCCGGGTCCGGGGCTTTGCCTTGCCCTTGCGAGCGGTCTTCTTCGGTGCGGCTTTTCGTGGCATGGTCTTACGAGCGTACGGCGGTTTGCGAGGCTGGTTCGGGCGTGCGGCGGGAAAGGGCGTCGTCGACGAGTCGCGCGCACAAGGCCGGCATGGCGAGCCCCGTGCGGGCGGCGGCCATCGGCAGCAGCGAATGGCTGGTGAACCCCGGCATGGTGTTGGCCTCCAGCAGCACCGGACCGTGGCGCTCGTCGAGCATGAAGTCGACCCGGGCCAGCATGGCGCAGCCGAGGGCCTGGACAAGCCTGAGCGCATCGCGCTGCATGCGGTGGGCCACGCCCTCGGGGAGCGGCGGGTCGACGACGTACCGGGTGTCGTTGCGCGCGTACTTGGCGGCGTAGTCGTACACGCCATCGGCCGGGGCGATCTCCACGATCGGGAGCGCTTCGCCTGCCACCAGGCCCACCGTCAGCTCTCGCCCGCGCGTCATGGGTTCGACCATGAACGCCGTCGTTTGACCCGAGGCGATCGCCGCGCGAGCCGCCTGCACGCCGGCGAGCCACTGGTCGGGCGTCGTGCAGATCGCCAGGCCGACGCTCGAGCCTTCGTGCACCGGCTTGAGCACCAGCGGCAGGTCGATTGGTGGCGCGTCATCGAGCGGGTGCAGGATCGATGCCGGACCGGTCCGTATGTCCAGGGCCAGCGCGACCTGCTTGGTGTGCATCTTGTCGATCGCCGCGCGCGCCGCCGTCGCGCCGCACCCGACGAATGGGCGACCGTCGGCCTCGAGCAGCCGCTGCATGGGTCCGCCCTCGCCCCACGGGCCGTGCAACACCGGAAACACGACGTCGCCCGGCAGCGCCCGAAGCTCGTCGAGCGAGAGCGTGTCGAAAACGCGCAGCTCGGCGGCGTAAAGCCCGCTCTCGTTCAGTGCGCGCGCCACGGCGGCGCTGCTCTCCAGGCTCACGGCATGCTCTGCATCGGGTCCTCCGCCAAGGACGAGAACCACCGCGCTGCTCATCGCTCGCTCCACACGACCACCTCGGTCGCAAGTTCCACCCCGAACGCGCCATGCACACGCTGGCGCACCGCCTCAATCAGTTCGATGACGTCCGCGGCGCGGGCCGTGGCCTTGTCGACCACGACAAAATTCGCATGCCGCTCGCTCACGCGGGCGCCGCCCGCGGCCAGGCCCTTGCAGCCGGCGCGGTCGATCAGCATGCCCGCGCTCACGCGCTGGCCGGCCTTGCCCACGCCTTCGATGTCTTCTGCCAGCGAGGGATTCTTGAAGACGCAACCGGCGCTATCGGCGGCCATGGGCTGGCTGGCCTTCTTCTGGGCCATGATGTCCTTCACGCGCTCACGCAGCACCATCGGCTCTTCGGGCTCGAGCTCGAAGACGGCCTCGATCACGATCCGCCCGCCAAGGCCGCCGTCACGATACGTCGCCTCGAAGGCCGATGCCGGTTCGGTCCGCACGACGCCCGCGCGATCCATGGTGGTGATCTCGCGGAGATGGTCGAACGTGTTGCCAAAAGCGCCGCCCGCGTTCATCGCGATGGCGCCGCCGATGCTGGCCGGCACGCCCGTCAGCGTGTGCAGCCCCGCGAGACCGGCGCGGACCGTGCCGTTGATGAGCCGCATGAGGTCGGCGCCGGCCTGCGCCCGCACGAAGCCGTCCGCACCGATGGAGACGGCATTCATCTTCGCCAGGCTCACGACCAGCGCTCGTACGCCACCATCGGCGACGAGCAGGTTGGCGCCCTCGCCGAATACCTTCAGGTTCGCATCGAGCGCGATGCACTGGCCAAGCTCTTCGATACTCGATGGCCGCGCGAGCCGGTCGGCCCGTCCGCCGATGCCGAACCATGTGTCGATCGGCGCATCGTGCTCGATGTCCAGTGCAACGGTCTCAGGCATGGGCCACCGCCCGATCGCCGAAGGCAAATCCGTGCGCCACCTGCCACACCGGGCCCGCCCCCATGACGACCACCACGTCTCCCGGCCTGCAATCCTGCTCGAGTTGCTCGACGATGGTCGTAAATGGATGCACGTGGTCGGACCGCACGCCACGATCGCGCAGCCGCTGCACCAGGTCGCCCGCGCTCACGCGCTGCTTCTCGGCTTCGCTGTCGCGTACGAAGTAGATCTCCGGCACGATAACCTGGTCGGCGCTCGAGAACGCCGTGGCGAATTCGTCCAGCAGGAAACGCGTCCGCGAATGCTGGTGCGGCTGGAACACCACGATCAACCGACCCCCGTTGGCCTGGGGGCGCTCGGCGTGCCGGATGGCCCGCAGCGTCGCGTCGACCTCCGTCGGGTGGTGGCCGTAGTCGTCGTACACGCGCACCGTCCCGCCCTGGATAGGACGATCGGCCAGCACCTGGCAGCGCCGTTCCAGGCCTCCGAAGGCGCCGAGCGAACGCGCGACCACCGTTGGATCTCCACCGGACGCACACGCCAGCGCGAAGGCCATACCCGCGTTTGCGGCGTTGTGCGCGCCGGGCATCCGCTGCTGCCAGCGTCCCCATGCGCCGTCGCGATGGGCCACCTCGGTCTGGTGGGCGTCCTGCTGGTAGCGGATGACCCAGTCGGCCTCGGGGCTGAAGCCGATCGTCTGCACCCGTGCCGAGACGCCTGCGGCGACCTCGCGCCGGTGTGCGCCGTCGTGGCCGATGATCAGCACGCCGCCCTCTTCGGCGGACGGCAGCGACCGCGCGAAGTGCCCGAACGCCTCCACGACCGCGTCCAGGCTGCCATAGATGTCCAGGTGGTCGGCCTCGACGTTCCCGATGCCAGCGATCGTCGGGTGCAGGTTGTGGAACGAGCGATTGAACTCGCACGCCTCGGCCACCAGCAACCCGGGCCGGCCGAATCTCGGCCCGCTGGGAATGGTCGAAGCGCCCAGGCGCGATCCGGCCCAGGGCCCGCTCGGTC
This window of the Phycisphaerales bacterium genome carries:
- the greA gene encoding transcription elongation factor GreA, whose protein sequence is MSDQEPTPQAPADAPSSTPRKDRWAHRRAEPRTLAFLWAMYILVAGLLTVGVLLFRGPWALLDKGVYQYAARTMLLCVAIGLAILWPMVRLSQSVSLRERPGSAIFKDLLVLLPPTQAVVWAQAAARAGWAVDLIGAMALSLAVWPMLVGAGMAMLLRPRPGQYPGQVYDPGTVFVGALGPGGVARSFAMAGIVLTALLPLIALRTGPGWATMLSPVSAVIDLSQSRDVGPGSSSVDHARWVVLLAQTGTAAVLWLVLAFVPPGPNTSRTHMSGPGRAGPIASPSTPRGPGFSPSARGDRHSGTVSVPEQASNKHVRTQEGRPMDYMTAEEREKIKARLNELIANRPKITERIAEARALGDLKENAEYHSARELQGMEEAEIRRLEDRLENAKVVNDDLAKDAQVAFLGSMVKIREVGENGPVGEPEMVKLVGEFSEDPPDDYDEVTANSPMGTSLMKARVGETVRVDAPRGTKRFEILEIL
- a CDS encoding D-alanine--D-alanine ligase gives rise to the protein MSSAVVLVLGGGPDAEHAVSLESSAAVARALNESGLYAAELRVFDTLSLDELRALPGDVVFPVLHGPWGEGGPMQRLLEADGRPFVGCGATAARAAIDKMHTKQVALALDIRTGPASILHPLDDAPPIDLPLVLKPVHEGSSVGLAICTTPDQWLAGVQAARAAIASGQTTAFMVEPMTRGRELTVGLVAGEALPIVEIAPADGVYDYAAKYARNDTRYVVDPPLPEGVAHRMQRDALRLVQALGCAMLARVDFMLDERHGPVLLEANTMPGFTSHSLLPMAAARTGLAMPALCARLVDDALSRRTPEPASQTAVRS
- a CDS encoding choice-of-anchor B family protein: MKHTISQASGRSVFTRNSGWLAAGLAGAGALSLALSAGAHENWRKVRDAQPAVEADMWSLGMQQDGGGGAGVDDPTASFDSHNVTLLSWIPLSAFPGSHGSGNDCWGYTSPSGREYAIMGLQRGYGFVEVTDPTNPVIIDWVEGPDSGWHDVKVMGHYAYGVSEGGSGIQVMDLSEIDDGRVALIRNKTQLGHQSTHNIISNPDSGYIYLCGANIANGGLIAVSLTDPENPTIVGQWSTHYVHDAQVVSYTSGPYAGREIAFCLNGFDGLEIVDVTDKSNMFLVGRSDYAQLRYTHQAWLSEDRQYLYLNDELDEGDSVSVTTTRVFDVSDISNPQLASTFTTGLPAIDHNNYVKGDMLYQANYRSGLRVWDLSADPLNPTEVAWFDTFPGSDQANFNGAWSTYPYFDSGIVLISDIERGLFIVDVTADGAGKLELSVPGGAPTEVAPFGQTIQLQINELEGTVDSAQVKVRLASGEVLEAPLASIGSGLYEGTMPNMPCFETVEYWFEATSSDGQFFRTPLSAPFINFEAFVVTDVEQLVGDSFQTDTGWSVENFSVEDGPWERGAPRTSGGRGEPGSDFDGTDSMYATGLGRDADLDGGPTVLTSPIYDISALGDDARIRFAVWFTNDDGDDVMEIEMSSNGGTSWVPVETITARAPVWSMQTYRIVDYVPATDQFRIRFSTEDQPNNSVTEAAIDAFEIVRLTCDTCRADLTGDGELNIFDFLEFQNLFAGGDLRADFDGDGDLTLFDFLAFQNEFDTGCG
- a CDS encoding Mur ligase domain-containing protein; the protein is MPGEQRTIRLKQASDLAARSIAMLGVGGAGMSALARLLASMGAAVRGFDAVASPITDRLIAEGLSVSIGNGHDAADAAEVLVATAAVPESHPALARARTLGVPVLRYPEALGLVMEGRTGVAVAGTHGKSTTVAMLGVAMVDAGLDPSVIAGAACAQLSHGALGPSGPWAGSRLGASTIPSGPRFGRPGLLVAEACEFNRSFHNLHPTIAGIGNVEADHLDIYGSLDAVVEAFGHFARSLPSAEEGGVLIIGHDGAHRREVAAGVSARVQTIGFSPEADWVIRYQQDAHQTEVAHRDGAWGRWQQRMPGAHNAANAGMAFALACASGGDPTVVARSLGAFGGLERRCQVLADRPIQGGTVRVYDDYGHHPTEVDATLRAIRHAERPQANGGRLIVVFQPHQHSRTRFLLDEFATAFSSADQVIVPEIYFVRDSEAEKQRVSAGDLVQRLRDRGVRSDHVHPFTTIVEQLEQDCRPGDVVVVMGAGPVWQVAHGFAFGDRAVAHA
- the murB gene encoding UDP-N-acetylmuramate dehydrogenase, coding for MPETVALDIEHDAPIDTWFGIGGRADRLARPSSIEELGQCIALDANLKVFGEGANLLVADGGVRALVVSLAKMNAVSIGADGFVRAQAGADLMRLINGTVRAGLAGLHTLTGVPASIGGAIAMNAGGAFGNTFDHLREITTMDRAGVVRTEPASAFEATYRDGGLGGRIVIEAVFELEPEEPMVLRERVKDIMAQKKASQPMAADSAGCVFKNPSLAEDIEGVGKAGQRVSAGMLIDRAGCKGLAAGGARVSERHANFVVVDKATARAADVIELIEAVRQRVHGAFGVELATEVVVWSER